TCAAAAATTGATTATTATCTTTTGGTTCATTGAAGGAGTGGCGCTATGGGTTCGTTTAAGGATTTGCCTGAATTGCGCGCAGAAAAAGCAGTTCTCCGCGCTCTGAAAAGCGGGCGGCCACAAAAATTCCAGCCGTTACTTATGGGGCTTTATCGCAAATTTGCTCCAGTCTATTACCCCAAACTCGCACCTACAATCGTTGACGCTCTCTGGCGGTTACAGACTATGGGGCGCATCAAGTTTACCCCCGGCAGGAAATACCAGCTCGTGAAGTTCAGAAAGCAGCCGCGCTAAGCGCGGTTTTTTATTGACAAGGCAGGAAAAATTAGTTATTATCTTTCCGGTTCGTTGAAAGGCTAAATCAATCCATCGTGGATTGATCGCCCGATCAACGAGGTTGATCTAGGGAGGTAGCCGTGAAGAAGGTTGCTCTGCTGGCTCTCGTCGCCGTGCTGTCCGTGGGGTGCGCCGCTTCGCGTTTATATAGCCAGTGGGGTATGGAAAGAAAGGGCATCGGCTATGTTCAAGAAGTACGAAAAGAAAAGGAAAATGGCGTCATTGTTTACTCGGTGGTTATTCATTATAAGGGCAGGCCTAGTGAGCCGTTCCGCACTTATGAACCCGCGTTTTCCTCTCTAACTTTGGGCGATGAGGTGCGCCTGGAGCTTAGTCATTATGTGACTATAGGCAGTGAGGTGGTCACCGCGGAATACCTGGCATCTAATTACAAGCTGGACAAAAAGTTTCTACGGCGCACTTCTTTTTGCATCACTTTTAAGTAAGCATCTCGCAAGTTGACGAAGCGGGGGAATTCGACTATTATCTGTCTTGGTTCGCCCCTTACATAAATTATGTGAGGGATTCATTAAAAAGGAGGTAGCCGTGAAGAAGTTTGCTCTGTTGTCTCTCGTTGCCGTGCTGGCGTTCGGGCTCGCGGGGTGCGCTACTTCTCAAGAGGGCTGGAGTAAGGGTCTTAAGGATGACCGCCATGCGACCGTTTGCGGCAAGGAACTTGCTCTAGTTTCGTCGCCGGATGACCCTAACGGGACCCGATCGGAGTACCGCATCCAGCTTACTTGGCATGAGGTAGAGCGCGGGGCACATCCGGTGCTTTGGGCGATTGTCAGCGAAAAGACCTACGAGGTGACTAATATTTCTGATAAGGTTGTCCTTGCGTCCTGCGATTTCGGTCAATCAAACGGTCACGTGACTGTGAAGTTTATGTGGATGGATGAACGGACGTGCGAGATCAATGAGGCGAAGTATGAATATGATCTTCCGTGGGATTGGCCCGGCCGGAAAAAGTGAACTATACAGCCCTCGCTCCGCGGGGGCTTTTTATTTGACTTGATACGAAAGATGAATTATTGTTCCTTTGGCTTCTTTGAAGGAGTAGCCTCCTTCCTTCCTGTAATCCCTCGCTGCGTTGGCGAGTTAAAACTCCAGGATACAAGGAGGGAGGAGGCAGTCGTAGACTCTACGGCAACGACGAATGACGACGTTGCCTGGAGTTTTAACCCCAACCCGGTCGGGATGCTGAAATTTTAGCTCACAGCATTGTTGCTCGGCTTGGAGATAGATTTCTATTCTCCAAGCCTCGCGTCTCGCTGTGAACAAAAATTTCTAGCATCGCGGCTGAGGTTTACAAGAAGGAAGGAGGCCGTATGCATAAGATTGCTCAGCTGATGTTGGTTGCAGCGCTGGCGTTCGGGCTTGCGGGGTGCGCCGGCAGTTTCAGGAAGCCGTGGAACTTTCCTGATCCCGATAAGGCAACCATTGTCGATGTTTGGAGCAGTGATGAGACTGGCGAAGATCAGAGTGGCGAATCTTATGTTGTGGTGTTTGAGCAAAGGGAGCGATTTGTGGAATTGAGCGTAGATAAGGCCACCTTTGATTCTGTTCACGAGGGCGACACGGTGGAGATCGAACTGATCTCCATTACCTCCACCGAAGATAATAGGTACATCCTTGAAGTTGAATATCTCTGGCATGTGGGTGGTCAGAAATATCCGGTTATTTTCCGATGGGACGCCAAAGATCGTCCCGTCCGCCCTAAAACGGACCCGTCCCGCACATAGGTTATGTGTGGGATTTTTTATTGGACAAAGCCATAGTATTTCGCTAATATCTATTCAGTTTTTAAGAGGAGGCAGACATGAAGAGTCCGATGCTGTTATCGATTATTCTGTTCGCCGGTTGTCGTATGCAGACAACGCATGAGGATCCGACACAGACGATGCGCGAAGAGCCGATTGATCCGGCCAATCCGCCACCGAAGATTTCGGTGACGGTTAAGCTGGTGGAGTATCCGACTAAGGATGTTTCAGTGAAGCTGACTAAGGTGGTGTTTGTGTGGCGCGGAGCCGCCAGCAATCCCATCTATATTTTCGGAGATCAGCGGGAGAGCGTACGCGTCGGTCAGGTGATTGAAAACTGCATTATCTGGGATCTTTACTATAGAGGAGACAGATCTGACTATATTTATCAGCTGGATTATAGGCCATTCGACTTTCCCCGCCTGCTGTATTTTTCGAAGAACTTGATAGTCCCCGGAGATCCCAAAAAATGAAGTCACCCCGCATTGCCCGGTGCCAAATATATTTGGCACCGGGTTGCGGGGATTTTTTTGACTAGAAAGTAAAAATCATTTACCATCTAGTTGACTCATTAGGAGGCTATTGTGAAGAGATTCGCGATTGTAGCGCTGGTGGTCGCACTATTTTTAGGGCTCATCGGATGCGCGGAGAAGCTCGTCTATGATCCGGAAAATGACCCGGATCCGATGCCGCAACGCATTTCCGTCTCGGTTGAATCGGTTAAATTGATGAGCTCGGGAGAGTTTGTTCACACCAAAGTTGTGTTTGTGTGGCGCGGGATTTCCAGCGCTCCCGTCTATTTGCATGGAGACCAAACGAATGTTGTTTCCATAGGTATGGAGTTTAGCGATATAGAATTGGCTGATTGGGCGAATGGCAATCCGGATTATCGGTTGCGCTATAAACCGACTAACCGTAGTTATATGTTGCGTTTTTCTAAAGATACGAAAGAACAAGAATGAGTCGCGATAATAGCAATATCCGCCTTCGGGCGGACGCGTCCCGTACATAAGTTATGTGCGGGATTTTTTATATAAAAAAACCGGGCGGTAAAGCCCGATTTTCGTTCCGCTCCCTAATGAGCTGTATGTGGTGACCTCCAATACAATTTGTGTCCGGCGGTCTTTGAAAACTATAATCTCTGGCGCGGCATCCAAATTTTTGTTTCAGAGCGATGCTTTGAGGCCGCAGGTGTAGACTCTACTCCCAGGGCGAAAAGCGCAGCTATGAGATAAAAATTTTGATGCCCCGTTGGGTTGCGCCAATAATGCAATTCTGCTTTGTTGCGCGATTTTGCAATAGAGTCTATTGCTATCAATCGCGCGCCGCGCATAATCGCATTATCAATAAGCCGCCTTGTGGACTGCATGTGGTGACCTCCAATACAATTTGTGTTGAGTGAGTGCGCGTCCATGCAGTCCACGAGAAGGCCTATAAAGAAAAGTGGCGCAACGCGCCGAGAGCTATAGTTTTCAAAGACCGCTGGTGCCGTCCATACAGCTCATCAGAGAGCCGACTAAATCATTATATAGCGGTTTGGCTGAATGGCAAAAATCGTTTAGATTGAAGCTAGATGCAATTCCAGGAAAACGTCAGCTTAAAAGAATACAGCAACTACAAGATAGGCGGGCCGGCCCGTTATTTTTTTGCGCCCAAAACAGTTGATGAATTAACCGAGGCGGTGAAAAAAGCCAGGGTGGAAAAGTTGAAGATATTTATTCTCGGTGGCGGCACCAACTTAATAATCAATGACGCCGGGTTTGAGGGCCTAGTAATAAAGCCGGAGATTGGGGGACTACGGCGCGAAGGGAATTTAATTTTGGCCGGAGCGGGAGTGTTGATGGCCGACCTGCTGAATTTCGCGATAGAAAATTCTCTTTCTGGTTTTGAGTGGGCGGGAGGCCTTCCCGGCACGGTCGGCGGAGCGGTGCGGGGCAATGCCGGAGCCTTCGGCGGGGAGACGAAAGATAATATTAAAGAAGTGGTCAGTTTGGATATCCGTGATGCTGAGCCGAATCTGACGAAAAGAAATCGGGAGGCCTGTCAATTTGGTTATCGGAATAGCGTTTTCAAAATCAACGACGGCCATGAGATTGTTTTGGAGGCGGAATTTGAATTGACGCCCGGAGATTCGGCAGAAATAAAAAAACTGATTGATGAAAAAATAAAATACCGCCAAGACCGTCAGCCTTTGGAATATCCTAATATCGGGAGTATTTTTAAAAACGTAGACGTGCATAAGGCTTCGGCGGAGGTAGTGGAGGCCTGCAAGGCGGTGATCAAAACCGATCCTTTCCCCGTAATTCCGACGGCCCATTTGATCAACGAGGCCGGATTAAAGAATCAGCAGATTGGTCAGGCGATGGTTTCTCCAAAGCATCCGAATTTTATTATTAATTTAGGCGGGGCGACCGCTGAGGACGTGAAGGCGTTGATAAAAGTTGTGAAGTCTACTGTGAAGGAAAAGTTTGGCGTTGATTTAGAGGAGGAAGTAATTTATGTTTAAGCTATGAAATTAAACCTTAAATTCACCGGATTGGATTCGACTTTAGCTATCAAGACTTATATTGAGGATGCCATGGTGACTTTGGGAAAGTTCTTAAGCAGAACTGATGGAGATTCGGTGTTAGCGGATGTGGAGCTAGCCCGCAATACTAACCATCATCAAAAAGGAGACGTGTATCACGCCGAGTGTAATTTAGTAGTAGATGGCAAGACATTGCGAGTCGCTTGTGAGGGCTCTGATCCGAGAGTTTGCATTGATGATGTGGTGGATAGAATGAAATCGGAAATCAAAAAGATGGGCGCGCTTGGGCGGCCACAAGATTCCGGAAGTCAGGAAAAATTAAGAAAATTGCGAGGTAAAGATTAGCCAAACAAAGGCTAAAAGAATAAAAGCCCCAGCCCCCACTTTGCTATAAGGCTCTAGCAGCGTTGTGAGGTATAAATTCTTTATTTCGAGGAGACGAATTTTGAGGCATAGACTCTATGCCCATGATTCGACGACATAGAAATAAAGAATTTTAACCACAACCCTCTGGGATGCGGGATTTTATTATTTATTACTTCGTTTCTCGGACTGGAAGTAGAGTCTACATCTGCGCCCTCAAAGCCTCGTACTAAATAAAAAATCTCCGCATCGCTGCGGAGTTTTATAGCAAAGTGGGGGCTTCGCGCGGGTTTTTCTTTTATTCTCTGTCGTCAGCTTTCACTTTATTCACCTCCTTAAGTTCCAAGAGCTTACCAACCAAATCGTGATGATTTTTCAGTCGACGTCCGTCGGGCTGGCTGGTATCAGAAACTGTAATATAGTTCTTGAGAAATTCAGGATCGCGAGCCTTTTGTCCGAAAATTCTTTCGAGCTGGTCCCAGATGCGATTGATCAGCTCAACCGTCGGCTTACCGAGCTTTGGGGTTTCCATGGTTGCATTCATCTCCCACCTCCTAGGGTTACCTTCGAATCACTAATATCACGTTGCTCTTTTTTGTTCCTATTGTCAACTGCTCGGCCTCATTGCTTTGGGAAAACGGGATGAGAAATAAAAACGCCCCACCGATTAGACGTGGCGGAATAAGCCAAAAAGCGCTATAATAAGCCAATGTTTCAGTGGATAAATAAGCTGTTCAAATCCGATAAAGCGCTTCGTTTGAAGGTGGCGGAGGTTAACGCTTTGGAGGCGGAAATAAAAGAATTTTCCAGCGAGCGATTGCTTGAGGAGAGTAATTCTTTGAAGCGCTTGATCCAGCAGAAGGAAAGCCTGCCCGCCTCTGGCGGGATGACTTTAGACGAGGCCCTGCCTCGGGCTTTTGCGTTGGTGCGGGAAACCGCCAAGCGGACTTTGAATCAGCGGCATTTTGATGTGCAGTTGATGGGCGGAATGGTTTTACATCAGGGAAAGATTGCCGAGATGCGCACGGGCGAAGGTAAAACTCTTTCGGCTACCGCTCCGGTTTATTTAAACGCTCTTTCCGGAAAAGGAGTGCATGTGATTACCGTCAATGAATATCTGGCGAAGCGTGACGCAGTCTGGATGGGTCAGATTTATCACGCGCTCGGTCTGAAAATCGCCTGCCTGATTCATGAAGGAGCGAAAATGTATGACCCGGAATTCCGCGGCAAGAACCAAGAATCGGCTTTGCTGGATAAAGAGCGCGATACTACCGGAAGTTTTTTGGTGCAGGAAGATTATTTGCGTCCTGTGAGCCGCCGGGAGGCTTATCTCGCAGACATCACCTACGGAACCAATCATGAATTCGGTTTTGATTATCTGCGTGATAATTTGGTTTATTCCACTGATCAGCAGGTACAGCGAGAGAGAAATTACGCAATCATCGACGAAGTCGATAGCGTTTTAATTGATGAAGCCCGCACGCCTTTAATTATTTCCGCCCCCGATACTGCTTCCAGCGATTACTACAAAACCTTTGCCCGCTTAGTGCAGGGATTAGAAGATGGCGTGGATTACATTAAAGATGAAAAAATCCGCACGATTGAAATTACTGATGAAGGAATTAACAAAGTAGAGAAAGCGGCGAATGTGCAGAATATTTATTCTCCGGAAAATTTGCGGCTTACACATTATCTCAATGAAAGTTTGAAGGCGAGGGCTTTATTCAAGCGGGATAAGGATTATGTGGTGAAGGACGGCGAAATTATTCTAGTGGATCAATTCACTGGCCGGTTGATGCTGGGTCGCCGCTATTCCGGCGGATTACATCAGGCGATAGAAGCGAAAGAAGGCGTGCAAGTTCAGCAGGAGTCCCGGACTTACGCTTCCATTTCTATCCAAAATTATTTCCGTTTGTATAAAAAACTCGCCGGCATGACCGGTACGGCGCAGACCTCTGCGGAAGAATTCGATAAGGTTTATAAACTTGAGGCAAACAGCATTCAGCCGAACCGGCCGATGGTGCGCAAAGATGATCCGGATTTGATTTACAAAACAGCCGCCGGAAAATATTTGGCGATTGCCGCTGACGTAAAAGAGCGGCAGAAAAAAGGCCAGCCGGTGTTGATTGGCACGGTTTCGATTGTGAAAAATGAGGAGCTTTCCAAGGCTTTGCGGGATGCCGGAATTCAGCATGAAATGTTGAACGCAAAAAACCATGAGCGGGAAGGCGCCATTATCGCGCAGGCTGGAAGGGCCGGAGCGGTAACAGTGGCCACGAATATGGCCGGCCGCGGTGTGGATATTATCTTAGGTGGAAATCCTCCGGATATTACCGAATCGCAAAAAGTAAAAGACGCGGGAGGTTTGCACGTAATCGGCACCGAGCGGCACGAGTCCCGTCGTATTGATAATCAGTTGCGTGGTCGTTCGGGCCGCCAAGGAGATCCGGGTTCTTCGCAATTCTTTTTGTCGCTGGAAGACGATTTGATGAGAATTTTCGGCGGAGAAAGAATTCGCTCAATGATGGAGTGGTTGAAAGTGCCGGAAGACATGCCAATCAGCGCGAAGTTGGTGACTCGTTCGGTTTCGCAGGCTCAATCAAAAGTGGAGGGTTTCAATTTTGACGCCCGCAAACATTTATTGGATTACGACGACGTAATGAATAAGCAGCGTTTGGCGATTTATAAAAAGAGGCAGGATTTATTGTTGGAGAAAAGCCACCCGCAAATTTTGGGAATGTTCGATATGCTCTGGATGAGTCATTTGGAGAATATGGAAGCGCTTGCTGAATCTGTGCGCCTACGCGCTTATGGCCAGCACGATCCGCTTGTTGAATACCGCCGTGAAGGTCATCTATTGTTCCAGCAGTTGCTGGCGGAATTTGATCAGTGGATGGTGGAGAACGCGGAAAAGTTGAAAGAGCATGCCGGCCACGACCATTCGCAAATTCCTCAGCCAAATATTCCAAAAGCGGATTCTACTTCCGGCAGCGAAGTTGGCAGAAATGATCCGTGTCCATGCGGATCAAAGAAGGAAGATGGATCGCCGAAAAAGTATAAACACTGTCACGGTAAATAAAAACCGCCCGAATGGGGCGGTTTGCGTTTAGTCTTTGACGTACTCACGATGCCATCCGCATTTGGTGCAGGTGGCAGAAACTTCAGTTTCCATTCTGTCGAAACGAGGTCCGGATTCTTCGTGGGTAATCAACTGTTCGATTCTTTCCCCTTCGGTGAGGCGGCGATATATCGCCAATTTTGTTTCTTTCGTATTCCACGAATGCTTGCACAGTAGCGACCGGAACCACCGAATAATCCAGCGCATCATCGCCTCCTTGGTTTGTGTTCTGCGGAGATAATATCACCTTTGCTATACTAAAACAAATGCCTGAACTCGGACTCTGGTACTACACTTTAAGCGCTATTCCGCAGACCTTAGCGGCGATGATTGCTCTGGTCTCTACTTTTGTTGTTTATAAATTAAGCCGCGTGAGCGACCGCGTGGAAAAAGAGCGGGGATTAGTGAAGTCCTTTTTGTTTCATTTACATCCGGAAAAGGAAATTCATCACATTGAGGGAATGCGAGGAGATGAATTATTGGAGGCGTTACAAGAGGGAATCGCTAAGCTTGATCCTGAAGAAAAAGACCTCGGCTTTGAAGAATTTAAGAAGCTGGAAGCGTTGCTGAAGGAGTTTATCGAGGCGTGGCATCGAAGAACGGGGACTTCCGGGCAAACGATTTATAACTTTTTACAGCAAAAAGAAAATATCTTCCGCAATCTGGTGCACACCCGCAAAACGGCAATTAATTTGTTGATTACCTGTCTATTCCTTACTGCCGTTCCTACCTGCGTCTCCTTGTTGGCATTACCGAACGTAGATTATTTCGCCGCCAATATGCTGCCGATTGCTTTTGCCCTTTCGGGACTCGCTTCTATTAGTATTATTTTTACTACTTACAGTGTTTGGAAGATAGCGAAACTTTAAATTGCTTCGCCTAAAGGTTAATGTAATCCCTCGCTACGGCTGGGGATTGCTGTTGCAAACAAAATTTTTTGCTTCTTTGAATTGAAAATTTTGAGCAACAGGTAAAAAACCGCCCTATGTGGGCGGTTGGGTTGCAGGCTGAATGCACGGGCCGTTGGGGTGGCAGGCTTCGCAGAGGCATCTTTCACAGATTATGCAGGGCATTTGCGTACCCCAGCACCAATCAATTTCCCGATATTTCTTGCGCTGTTCGTCGGTGATCTTGTTCTTTGGTTCCACAAAAAATCCTCCTAAAAGTTCTAACGAAAGCTTACTATAAAATTCTTATTTAGCGATAGGGCTGGCAGAAGACTTGAGAGTGCGGGTGACTTCGTTTTGCGGGTTGGTGTTGGAGTTGGAAACGGTCATTTCGATCTCGATCGTATGGATCGGTACCAGAGAGGGGATGTCTTCGGCGGAGGGATTAGTGACCGTATACTTAGTGAATTTCAGATTACCTACTTTAACTTTTCCAGTGGTGATTGGTGTGCCGTTCACTAGAATTTCCGTGCCAACTCGCTCAATTTTTTGCGATCCGGAGGCGGTGACGAGCGTCAGTAAGGAGGTCGGCGTAAAAGAGGGCGGCACGCCGACGATCGGTTCGGAGGAAAGATTGGATTCTCGGATCAGGCTTTGGATGCGGTTCATCGCGAAATTCATCTGCTCGGAAACTTCCACTAAGCCGCTTTGCTGTCCCTCAACCCGCAAAATAATCACCAAAATTCCGGTGAACATTCCGGCGACCATCGCGAAGATGGCTACGTACAATAGCAACTCTATTAATGTAAAACCGCCCGCCTTTCTCATTGTATTTTTATAATAACATAGGCGAATTAAACGGCGGTCGGATCGAAGAACATTATTGCCGCGGTCTTGGCGAGGATTTTTGCGTCCATCGCGAGCGATTTGTTTTTTAGATAATGCGCGTCGAGTTCTAATTCTTTTAAAAACGGCAGGCCGGAGGCGCCGCTTACTTGAGATAGTCCCGTGAGCCCGGCTTTGGCGAGCATCAGGTGTTTGTACTCATTGGGGTAGTGCACCACTTCTTCCGGTTCGTGTGGTCTTGGGCCAACCAACGCCATATCGCCCTTCAGTACATTGATTAGCTGGGGGATTTCATCAATGCGGAATTTGCGGAGCAGGCGGCCGACTTTAGTTACGCGCGGGTCTTTGGTCATTTTGAAGAACGGGCCGTCGGTTCGTTCATTGAGCACCTTCAACACCCTTTTCATTTCGTGCGCCCCTTCATACATAGAACGGAACTTGAATACCCGGATTTTTTTACCGTTGCTGACCCGGTTCAAGCGGATGACGGCCGGTCCTTTTGATTCAACTCTAATCGCGGCCGAGATGATCGGGTAAAGCGGCGCAGTTATCAACAATCCCAGCGCCGAGCCGAGTAGGTCTATTAGCCGGTTCATATTATAATTTTAGCATTCTCATGAAAGTTGCGCTCGTGCACGATTATCTAAATCAGTACGGCGGGGGAGAGCGGGTGTTGGAGTGCTTAATGGAAATGTTCCCGGAAGCTCCGGTGTACACCCTGCTTCACGACGTGGAAAAAACCGGTGGCCGCTTTGAAAGCCGCGTGGTTAAGACCAGTTTTTTGGATTTTAAATTTGCCCGCCGCAATCACCGCTGGTTTATTCCGTTTATGCCGTTGGCGGCCCGCTCGCTGAATTTGGGAGATAAATATGACCTGATAATTTCCGATACCGCAGGCTTCGCGAAAGGAATCCGCTATAATCGCCTCACCACCAAGCATATTTCCTATATTCACACTCCGCTCCGCTACGCATGGGAGCAGGAGGAATACCTCGGTAACTTAATGACTAACTCCCAATTACTAATTTCTAAGCCAATCCTTAATTATCTGAAGAATTGGGATTATAAATATGGAAAGCGGCCGGATGTGTTATTGGCGAATTCTAAATTCATCGGGAAAAAAGTGAAGGAGTATTATGGCCGCCCCGCGAAAGTAGTTTATCCGCCGGTAGATATGGATGTTTTTTATTATGACGAAGGCGAAAAACCGAAAATTCGGAACCCGTATTATCTCGCTATCGGCAGGGTGTTGCACTACAAGCGTTTTGATTTGGTGGTGGAGGCGTTTAAGAAATTGGGATTACCGCTGAAAATAGCCGGTGGCGGGCCGGAGCTGGAGAATATAAAAAAACTGGCGGCGGGCGTGGGCAATATTGAATTCCTAAGTTTTTTGAACGACGAAAATGATTTGCGGAAACTTTACGCGGGAGCAAAAGCGTTGATCTTCCCGCAGGTGGAAGACTTTGGTTTGGTGGCGGCAGAGGCGCAGGCTTGCGGCACGCCGGTGATTGCTTATGCCGAAGGGGGAGCGTTAGAGATAGTGGAGAATGGAAAGACCGGAATTCTTTTTCCCCAGCAAAGCGTGGAGAGTTTGGTTGGGGCGGTGGAGTTGTTTGAGAGGAAACGTTTTAGCCGAAAAGCCATTGCTACCTCTGCGCAACGTTTCTCAAAAGAGCATTTTAGGAGGGAGATTGTGAGTCTGATTTAGACTGATTTTTGCCCGGAAATAGGCCTGCCTGACCGGTAGGCAGGCTCAAAATAGTTCTATTGACATTTTCCTAATAGTATGCTAAACTGT
The sequence above is a segment of the bacterium genome. Coding sequences within it:
- the murB gene encoding UDP-N-acetylmuramate dehydrogenase, which encodes MQFQENVSLKEYSNYKIGGPARYFFAPKTVDELTEAVKKARVEKLKIFILGGGTNLIINDAGFEGLVIKPEIGGLRREGNLILAGAGVLMADLLNFAIENSLSGFEWAGGLPGTVGGAVRGNAGAFGGETKDNIKEVVSLDIRDAEPNLTKRNREACQFGYRNSVFKINDGHEIVLEAEFELTPGDSAEIKKLIDEKIKYRQDRQPLEYPNIGSIFKNVDVHKASAEVVEACKAVIKTDPFPVIPTAHLINEAGLKNQQIGQAMVSPKHPNFIINLGGATAEDVKALIKVVKSTVKEKFGVDLEEEVIYV
- a CDS encoding HPF/RaiA family ribosome-associated protein produces the protein MKLNLKFTGLDSTLAIKTYIEDAMVTLGKFLSRTDGDSVLADVELARNTNHHQKGDVYHAECNLVVDGKTLRVACEGSDPRVCIDDVVDRMKSEIKKMGALGRPQDSGSQEKLRKLRGKD
- the secA gene encoding preprotein translocase subunit SecA encodes the protein MFQWINKLFKSDKALRLKVAEVNALEAEIKEFSSERLLEESNSLKRLIQQKESLPASGGMTLDEALPRAFALVRETAKRTLNQRHFDVQLMGGMVLHQGKIAEMRTGEGKTLSATAPVYLNALSGKGVHVITVNEYLAKRDAVWMGQIYHALGLKIACLIHEGAKMYDPEFRGKNQESALLDKERDTTGSFLVQEDYLRPVSRREAYLADITYGTNHEFGFDYLRDNLVYSTDQQVQRERNYAIIDEVDSVLIDEARTPLIISAPDTASSDYYKTFARLVQGLEDGVDYIKDEKIRTIEITDEGINKVEKAANVQNIYSPENLRLTHYLNESLKARALFKRDKDYVVKDGEIILVDQFTGRLMLGRRYSGGLHQAIEAKEGVQVQQESRTYASISIQNYFRLYKKLAGMTGTAQTSAEEFDKVYKLEANSIQPNRPMVRKDDPDLIYKTAAGKYLAIAADVKERQKKGQPVLIGTVSIVKNEELSKALRDAGIQHEMLNAKNHEREGAIIAQAGRAGAVTVATNMAGRGVDIILGGNPPDITESQKVKDAGGLHVIGTERHESRRIDNQLRGRSGRQGDPGSSQFFLSLEDDLMRIFGGERIRSMMEWLKVPEDMPISAKLVTRSVSQAQSKVEGFNFDARKHLLDYDDVMNKQRLAIYKKRQDLLLEKSHPQILGMFDMLWMSHLENMEALAESVRLRAYGQHDPLVEYRREGHLLFQQLLAEFDQWMVENAEKLKEHAGHDHSQIPQPNIPKADSTSGSEVGRNDPCPCGSKKEDGSPKKYKHCHGK
- a CDS encoding type II secretion system protein, which gives rise to MRKAGGFTLIELLLYVAIFAMVAGMFTGILVIILRVEGQQSGLVEVSEQMNFAMNRIQSLIRESNLSSEPIVGVPPSFTPTSLLTLVTASGSQKIERVGTEILVNGTPITTGKVKVGNLKFTKYTVTNPSAEDIPSLVPIHTIEIEMTVSNSNTNPQNEVTRTLKSSASPIAK
- a CDS encoding sugar transferase, producing the protein MNRLIDLLGSALGLLITAPLYPIISAAIRVESKGPAVIRLNRVSNGKKIRVFKFRSMYEGAHEMKRVLKVLNERTDGPFFKMTKDPRVTKVGRLLRKFRIDEIPQLINVLKGDMALVGPRPHEPEEVVHYPNEYKHLMLAKAGLTGLSQVSGASGLPFLKELELDAHYLKNKSLAMDAKILAKTAAIMFFDPTAV
- a CDS encoding glycosyltransferase, with the protein product MKVALVHDYLNQYGGGERVLECLMEMFPEAPVYTLLHDVEKTGGRFESRVVKTSFLDFKFARRNHRWFIPFMPLAARSLNLGDKYDLIISDTAGFAKGIRYNRLTTKHISYIHTPLRYAWEQEEYLGNLMTNSQLLISKPILNYLKNWDYKYGKRPDVLLANSKFIGKKVKEYYGRPAKVVYPPVDMDVFYYDEGEKPKIRNPYYLAIGRVLHYKRFDLVVEAFKKLGLPLKIAGGGPELENIKKLAAGVGNIEFLSFLNDENDLRKLYAGAKALIFPQVEDFGLVAAEAQACGTPVIAYAEGGALEIVENGKTGILFPQQSVESLVGAVELFERKRFSRKAIATSAQRFSKEHFRREIVSLI